A genomic segment from Desulfurobacterium pacificum encodes:
- a CDS encoding aspartate kinase yields MALVVQKFGGTSMGSIERIKHVATRVLEEKEKGNDVVVVVSAMAGETDRLINLVKEITAEPNERDMDFVVSTGEQVSAGLLSITLNHMGHSAVSLTGWQAGIKTDDAFTKARILSIDTDRIKNYLKQGKIVVITGFQGITESGDITTLGRGGSDTSAVALAAALNADRCDIYTDVDGVYTADPRIVPEARKIDVLSYEEMLELASLGAKVLQIRSVEFAMKYKVPLRVRCTFTSDEGTLIKEEDETMERVVVRGIAHNKNEARITVERVPDKPGIAAKLFDALAEANIPVDMIVQNVSVDGYTDISFTVEKNDAPKAEKITRKVAEEIGAKGVIRDDRIAKVSIVGLGMRSHAGVAGKVFDTLAKYGINIIMISTSEIKISCIVDEKFTELAVRVLHEAFGLDKNE; encoded by the coding sequence ATGGCTCTTGTAGTTCAAAAATTCGGCGGAACATCTATGGGTTCAATTGAAAGGATAAAACACGTTGCAACAAGAGTTTTGGAAGAGAAAGAAAAGGGCAACGACGTAGTTGTAGTAGTCTCCGCAATGGCGGGAGAAACCGATAGACTCATCAATTTAGTCAAAGAGATAACCGCAGAACCCAACGAAAGAGATATGGACTTTGTCGTCTCAACCGGCGAACAGGTATCGGCTGGTCTCCTTTCAATAACCTTAAACCACATGGGACACAGCGCAGTATCGTTAACAGGCTGGCAGGCAGGTATAAAAACGGACGACGCCTTCACAAAGGCAAGAATACTTTCAATAGATACAGACAGGATAAAAAACTACTTGAAGCAAGGCAAAATCGTTGTAATCACAGGTTTTCAGGGCATTACAGAAAGCGGCGACATAACAACTTTAGGAAGGGGCGGTTCAGACACTTCAGCTGTTGCCTTAGCGGCTGCTCTCAACGCCGACAGGTGTGACATCTATACCGACGTTGACGGTGTTTACACGGCAGACCCGCGAATCGTCCCCGAAGCAAGAAAAATAGACGTTCTTTCTTATGAAGAAATGTTAGAACTCGCATCTTTAGGCGCCAAAGTGCTTCAAATCAGGTCCGTTGAATTTGCAATGAAGTATAAGGTGCCGTTAAGAGTCAGATGCACCTTTACAAGCGATGAGGGAACCCTGATTAAGGAGGAAGACGAGACTATGGAAAGAGTAGTTGTCAGAGGCATAGCTCACAATAAGAATGAAGCGAGAATAACTGTTGAAAGAGTTCCAGATAAACCGGGAATTGCAGCCAAGCTCTTTGATGCCTTAGCAGAAGCTAACATTCCTGTTGACATGATAGTTCAAAACGTTTCCGTTGACGGATACACCGATATCTCCTTTACCGTTGAGAAGAACGACGCTCCAAAAGCCGAAAAAATCACAAGAAAGGTAGCCGAAGAAATAGGGGCAAAAGGCGTAATAAGAGACGACCGCATAGCAAAAGTTTCCATAGTTGGATTAGGAATGAGAAGTCACGCAGGCGTTGCCGGAAAGGTGTTTGACACGCTGGCTAAATACGGCATAAATATAATAATGATATCCACTTCCGAAATTAAGATATCCTGCATCGTTGATGAAAAGTTCACTGAGTTAGCGGTAAGAGTTCTCCACGAAGCGTTTGGATTGGATAAAAATGAGTGA
- the cimA gene encoding citramalate synthase, producing MVYIYDTTLRDGAQTRGVSFSLEDKLRITQALDDLGIHYIEGGWPGSNPKDLAYFDKVKKLNLKNSKIVAFSSTKRKKIKVEEDPNIQQLIKTEVPAVTIFGKSWDLHATEGLNITLEENLELIFETIKYLKNYFDEVFFDAEHFFDGYKSNPEYAIKTLKAAEEAGADCLVLCDTNGGTLWYETEEIIDNVLKEVNTPLGIHAHNDADMAVVNSLIAVKKGAIQVQGTINGLGERTGNANLCSIIPNLVLKMGIKTIPEEKLKKLYEVSRLVSELSNRPHPVNLPYVGDNAFAHKAGVHVSAVEKNPKMYEHIEPEKVGNRRKIMISELSGRSNVISKARELGIELSKDAPEVKKILSRIKELEAKGYHFEGAEASFELLLKETMGLTKKYFELKGFRVLTEKRSENEEAYAEATIKVEIPEDVAKERNIEERVEHTAAEGRGPVEALDKALRKALEKFYPSIKEVKLTDYKVRILNEAAGTEASPRVLIESTDGKKKWGTVGVSPNIIEASWLALVDALKYKLMKDEEGEESNG from the coding sequence ATGGTTTACATCTACGATACAACATTAAGAGATGGCGCTCAGACAAGAGGAGTTTCATTCTCTTTAGAGGATAAACTGAGAATCACCCAAGCCCTTGATGATTTAGGAATTCACTACATAGAAGGCGGCTGGCCTGGCTCTAATCCCAAAGATTTAGCCTACTTTGATAAGGTTAAAAAACTAAACCTCAAAAATTCCAAAATTGTTGCGTTTTCTTCAACAAAAAGGAAAAAGATAAAAGTAGAAGAAGACCCTAACATCCAGCAATTAATAAAAACAGAAGTTCCGGCAGTGACGATATTCGGCAAATCTTGGGATTTACACGCAACAGAAGGTCTAAACATCACGTTAGAAGAAAACTTAGAGCTGATTTTTGAAACGATTAAATATCTGAAGAACTATTTTGACGAAGTATTTTTTGATGCAGAACACTTCTTTGACGGATACAAATCAAACCCAGAATACGCAATAAAAACGTTAAAAGCAGCAGAAGAAGCAGGTGCTGACTGTTTGGTTCTATGCGATACAAACGGCGGAACGCTCTGGTACGAAACAGAAGAGATAATAGACAACGTTTTAAAAGAAGTAAACACACCTTTAGGTATACACGCCCACAACGATGCAGATATGGCAGTGGTTAATTCTCTTATAGCTGTAAAAAAAGGAGCAATTCAGGTTCAAGGAACAATAAACGGTCTGGGAGAAAGAACCGGAAACGCCAACCTCTGCTCCATAATTCCAAACTTAGTCTTAAAAATGGGGATAAAGACAATCCCCGAAGAAAAACTCAAAAAACTATACGAAGTTTCAAGACTTGTATCCGAACTCTCTAACAGACCTCATCCTGTTAATTTGCCATACGTCGGCGATAACGCCTTTGCCCATAAAGCAGGCGTTCACGTTTCGGCAGTTGAGAAAAATCCAAAGATGTACGAACACATAGAACCCGAAAAGGTAGGCAACAGAAGAAAAATTATGATTTCAGAACTTTCAGGAAGAAGCAACGTAATAAGCAAAGCAAGAGAATTAGGAATAGAACTTTCAAAAGACGCTCCAGAAGTTAAGAAAATCCTCTCCCGCATCAAAGAATTGGAAGCAAAAGGCTACCACTTTGAAGGAGCAGAAGCTTCATTTGAACTTCTCTTAAAAGAAACTATGGGACTAACGAAAAAATACTTTGAACTAAAAGGTTTCCGCGTTCTAACCGAAAAACGCTCCGAAAACGAAGAAGCCTACGCAGAAGCAACAATAAAGGTTGAAATACCGGAAGATGTTGCAAAAGAAAGGAACATAGAAGAAAGAGTAGAACACACAGCTGCAGAAGGCAGAGGTCCCGTTGAAGCTTTGGATAAAGCCCTGCGTAAAGCTTTAGAAAAGTTTTATCCATCAATAAAAGAAGTAAAACTTACAGACTATAAGGTGCGCATTCTCAACGAAGCAGCAGGAACAGAAGCATCGCCGAGAGTCCTTATAGAATCAACCGACGGCAAGAAAAAGTGGGGAACTGTAGGAGTATCACCGAACATCATAGAAGCCTCATGGCTCGCTTTAGTTGATGCGCTAAAATACAAGCTAATGAAAGACGAAGAAGGGGAGGAATCTAATGGATGA
- a CDS encoding DUF996 domain-containing protein: MDEKTKILGGIGSILLVLGIIPYIGLLFSLVGFISLLIAVKQISNQYKDENIFRNFLTGFIINIAGMIIAIVAAVSTFIPFASLSNIDKDTALGLGAIVGISVALLVFYITAVISGLLFKKAFDSISKITNNDLFGWAGNLIFWGSIAMIILLGGILIWIGWILAAIAFFTTETNKDITETAITL, from the coding sequence ATGGATGAAAAAACCAAAATATTGGGGGGAATAGGTTCTATATTATTAGTCTTGGGAATAATCCCCTACATTGGCTTACTTTTTAGCTTAGTAGGTTTTATCTCGCTACTGATAGCCGTAAAGCAGATATCCAACCAATACAAAGATGAAAACATATTTCGCAACTTCTTAACCGGTTTCATCATAAATATAGCAGGGATGATAATAGCCATAGTAGCTGCAGTATCAACGTTCATCCCTTTTGCTTCACTTTCAAACATAGACAAAGATACTGCCTTAGGGCTTGGCGCTATAGTAGGCATTTCAGTAGCTCTTTTAGTGTTTTATATAACTGCTGTAATTTCCGGACTACTCTTTAAAAAGGCTTTTGACTCTATAAGCAAAATCACTAACAACGACCTATTTGGATGGGCGGGGAACTTAATATTCTGGGGAAGTATAGCAATGATAATTCTTTTAGGGGGAATACTCATCTGGATTGGGTGGATTTTAGCTGCAATAGCCTTTTTTACCACAGAAACCAACAAGGATATAACCGAAACAGCAATAACACTTTAA
- a CDS encoding bis-aminopropyl spermidine synthase family protein — MEILEQIAREAEKNTQVPAYPRSVEKVIAAVMSSSDFWKIVDLSDEPLPLVAEILKLLNKHDLVAFEGDQILLTEAGAELARKAKIEAFASHVCPRCKGRGVVIDNLREAYEKFLKIQEERPPAIHQFDQGYVTPENTFARVALADSRGDLRGKKVVVLGDDDLMSIALALSGLPAKVTILEIDERLVNFIKEVSDKYNLGIDARVHDLRQPLPEDVVGAYDTFFTDPPETVEAIKAFVGRGVATLKAERCAGYFGVTRRESSLDKWRKIQKVLLDMGLVITDLIHNFNEYVNWDYYEEMRGWQLTPVKKAPEDIWYRSTQFRVETVRGFKGFNEPIVGDIYNDAESSTT; from the coding sequence ATGGAGATACTTGAGCAGATTGCAAGAGAGGCAGAGAAGAACACGCAAGTTCCTGCCTATCCAAGAAGCGTTGAGAAGGTGATTGCAGCGGTAATGTCGTCTTCCGATTTTTGGAAGATTGTTGACCTTTCTGATGAGCCACTTCCGTTGGTAGCGGAAATTTTAAAGCTCCTTAATAAGCATGACCTTGTGGCTTTTGAAGGTGACCAGATTCTCCTTACAGAAGCTGGAGCAGAACTTGCTCGTAAAGCCAAGATAGAAGCTTTTGCTTCTCACGTTTGTCCAAGATGTAAAGGTAGAGGGGTAGTAATTGACAATTTAAGAGAAGCTTACGAAAAGTTTTTGAAAATTCAAGAAGAGAGACCGCCAGCTATTCACCAGTTTGACCAAGGTTACGTTACGCCTGAAAACACCTTTGCAAGAGTTGCTTTAGCCGATAGTAGAGGAGATTTAAGAGGCAAGAAGGTTGTTGTTTTAGGTGATGATGACCTTATGAGTATTGCCCTTGCACTTTCTGGACTTCCAGCTAAGGTTACGATTCTTGAGATTGATGAAAGACTTGTAAACTTCATTAAAGAGGTTTCCGATAAGTATAACCTTGGAATTGATGCAAGAGTTCACGATTTGAGACAGCCTTTACCAGAAGATGTTGTAGGTGCTTACGATACCTTCTTCACTGACCCTCCTGAAACGGTAGAAGCTATAAAGGCTTTTGTAGGTAGAGGCGTTGCTACGTTAAAGGCTGAAAGGTGTGCAGGTTACTTTGGCGTGACGAGAAGGGAATCTTCTCTTGATAAGTGGAGAAAAATTCAGAAGGTTCTCCTTGATATGGGACTCGTGATTACAGACTTGATTCACAACTTCAACGAATACGTTAACTGGGATTACTACGAAGAGATGAGAGGCTGGCAGCTTACACCTGTTAAGAAAGCGCCTGAAGATATCTGGTATAGGTCAACACAGTTTAGAGTTGAAACTGTTAGAGGATTTAAAGGGTTTAACGAGCCTATAGTTGGCGATATTTACAACGATGCAGAAAGTTCAACTACTTAA
- the speE gene encoding polyamine aminopropyltransferase — MLWFTEYYSGEGMELQGTGLTFKVTEAFSFRTPFQEVLVLNTVDFGKMLVLDGAVQTTERDEFIYHEMIVHPAFFTMNSSPEKVLIIGGGDGGTVREALKHGVKQIDMVEIDREVVEVAKKEFPSIANKLEDERVNLIFDDGREFVKGKENEYDAIIVDCSDPIGPSKVLYEEEFYRDCLKALKENGVFVTQSESPFAQRKVHKQVVNELRKVFEVVRPYLAFIPTYPSGMWSFTFASNSLDPLGVNPGALGEAYGKFVKENGKLKYYNPEIHYGAFAIPNFVYEEE; from the coding sequence ATGCTTTGGTTTACGGAATATTACAGCGGTGAAGGTATGGAGCTTCAAGGAACGGGACTGACGTTTAAAGTTACAGAGGCTTTTTCTTTTAGAACTCCTTTTCAGGAAGTATTGGTTTTAAATACTGTGGATTTTGGGAAGATGTTGGTGTTGGATGGTGCAGTTCAGACTACGGAGAGAGATGAATTTATATATCACGAAATGATAGTTCATCCTGCGTTTTTTACGATGAACTCTTCTCCTGAAAAAGTGTTGATTATAGGTGGAGGAGATGGTGGGACTGTTAGAGAAGCCTTGAAGCATGGAGTTAAGCAGATTGATATGGTGGAGATAGACAGGGAAGTTGTAGAAGTTGCAAAGAAGGAGTTTCCTTCTATAGCTAATAAACTTGAAGATGAGAGGGTTAATTTAATTTTTGACGATGGCAGGGAGTTTGTTAAGGGTAAGGAAAACGAATATGATGCCATAATTGTTGATTGTTCTGACCCTATAGGACCTTCAAAAGTTTTGTATGAGGAAGAATTTTATAGAGATTGTTTGAAAGCTTTGAAAGAAAACGGAGTTTTCGTTACTCAATCTGAATCGCCTTTTGCACAGAGGAAAGTTCATAAACAGGTTGTTAATGAATTGAGAAAAGTTTTTGAAGTTGTAAGACCTTACCTTGCATTTATCCCTACATACCCTTCTGGTATGTGGAGCTTTACGTTTGCTTCTAATTCTTTAGACCCACTGGGAGTTAACCCAGGAGCTTTAGGAGAGGCTTACGGGAAGTTTGTTAAGGAGAACGGGAAATTAAAGTATTACAATCCTGAAATCCATTATGGCGCTTTTGCGATACCAAACTTTGTATATGAGGAGGAGTAA
- the speB gene encoding agmatinase, with translation MKFLCASKGGDIVLFGIPFDSTTCFRPGARFAPDGIRFFSENLEDYSPELDKSLEDLDFVDAGNVECGVTVEGMVESVTAFMKDVKYPVMLGGEHSVTYPVVKSLVERYGELCVVQFDAHADLRDEYLGTKFSHACVMRRILELGCKLIQVGIRSGTKEEFELMRSCERITYLKTPKELADVLINERLPVYFTVDIDFFDPAFAPGTGTPEVGGFSPLEFFEAIYKLPAVKFVGFDVVEVSPPYDPSGITQALAAKVVRELILKFWG, from the coding sequence ATGAAGTTTTTGTGTGCTTCTAAAGGGGGAGATATTGTTTTGTTCGGTATTCCTTTTGATTCTACAACTTGCTTTAGACCGGGGGCGCGCTTTGCTCCTGATGGTATAAGGTTTTTTTCGGAGAATTTAGAGGATTATAGCCCCGAGCTTGATAAGAGTCTTGAAGACCTTGATTTCGTTGATGCAGGTAACGTTGAGTGCGGCGTTACTGTTGAGGGTATGGTTGAGTCTGTTACGGCTTTTATGAAGGACGTTAAGTATCCGGTTATGCTTGGGGGAGAGCATTCCGTTACCTATCCTGTTGTGAAATCTTTAGTTGAAAGGTATGGAGAGCTTTGTGTTGTTCAGTTTGATGCGCATGCTGATTTGAGAGATGAGTATTTGGGGACGAAGTTTTCTCATGCTTGCGTTATGAGAAGGATTTTGGAGCTTGGGTGTAAGTTGATTCAGGTGGGGATAAGGAGCGGAACTAAGGAGGAATTTGAGCTTATGAGAAGTTGTGAAAGGATTACTTACCTTAAAACTCCTAAAGAGCTTGCTGACGTGTTGATAAATGAAAGATTACCTGTTTATTTTACTGTTGATATTGACTTTTTTGACCCTGCTTTTGCGCCTGGAACGGGGACGCCGGAGGTGGGGGGATTTTCTCCGCTTGAATTCTTTGAAGCTATTTATAAATTACCTGCCGTAAAGTTTGTTGGTTTTGATGTTGTAGAAGTTTCTCCTCCTTACGACCCTTCTGGAATTACGCAAGCTTTGGCTGCTAAGGTTGTTAGAGAGCTTATTCTGAAATTTTGGGGGTAA
- a CDS encoding septum site-determining protein MinC yields the protein MEFKLRGTNVIAIELIADNINFNVERIKQFISEKKQLLKGSRFVISIEDYVLTEAELDSLINFLKQTEEITFCGFKTNKKENRELCIKKGIPCDMSSMELEKLKERSPTEEIKFIRKTLRSGDKISSSGDIVIMGNVNPGAEVEAGGNVYVMGDLRGTVKAGIGKTEGEVKALFFQAPRLEICGKEFTFDRKEKYLNFKAKVKGNQQSINYYKDRKGKNG from the coding sequence ATGGAATTCAAGCTTAGAGGAACAAACGTAATAGCAATAGAGCTCATAGCAGATAACATCAATTTCAATGTAGAAAGAATAAAACAGTTCATATCAGAGAAAAAACAACTCCTCAAAGGAAGCAGATTTGTAATTTCAATAGAAGACTACGTTTTAACCGAAGCAGAACTTGACTCCCTAATAAACTTCCTCAAGCAAACTGAAGAAATCACATTTTGCGGGTTTAAAACAAACAAAAAAGAAAACAGAGAACTCTGCATAAAGAAAGGAATTCCCTGCGATATGTCCAGTATGGAATTGGAAAAACTCAAAGAGCGTTCCCCAACAGAAGAAATTAAATTCATCAGAAAAACATTACGTTCAGGTGATAAAATATCATCATCAGGTGATATTGTTATAATGGGAAATGTAAATCCGGGGGCGGAGGTAGAAGCAGGAGGAAACGTTTACGTTATGGGTGACCTGAGGGGGACAGTAAAAGCTGGAATAGGAAAAACTGAGGGAGAGGTTAAAGCCCTATTTTTCCAAGCGCCCAGGCTGGAAATCTGCGGTAAGGAATTTACCTTTGATAGAAAAGAAAAATATCTAAACTTTAAAGCAAAAGTTAAAGGAAATCAGCAAAGTATAAACTACTACAAAGATAGGAAGGGGAAAAATGGCTGA
- the minD gene encoding septum site-determining protein MinD, translated as MADKVICITSGKGGVGKSTVTGNLATALAAKGYKVVAIDADIGLRNLDLILGLENRIVYDIVHVIEGVCPVEKALVKDKRTKNLYLLPAAQTKDKSAVKPEDLVAIVEALRDKFDFIFIDSPAGIEEGFKTAVTPADTVIVVANPEMASIRDADRVTGLCSAMGKPEPKLIVNRLDPKKVEKGDMLDAEDVVQILGLELIGIVPEDKDMVSYINRGEPAVLSETSIAGKALRNIAERLLGKEVPFLELKAEGEGFFNKLKKLFGGD; from the coding sequence ATGGCTGATAAAGTAATCTGCATTACATCAGGAAAGGGAGGAGTTGGCAAAAGTACAGTAACAGGAAACTTAGCGACAGCTTTAGCAGCAAAAGGTTATAAAGTAGTTGCAATAGACGCAGATATCGGTTTGAGAAACCTTGACCTTATATTAGGACTTGAAAACAGAATAGTTTACGACATCGTCCACGTTATAGAAGGGGTCTGCCCCGTTGAAAAAGCGCTGGTAAAAGATAAAAGAACGAAAAATCTTTACCTGCTTCCAGCAGCTCAAACAAAAGATAAAAGCGCAGTCAAACCTGAAGACTTAGTTGCAATCGTCGAAGCTTTAAGGGACAAATTTGACTTCATATTTATAGATTCCCCGGCAGGTATAGAAGAAGGATTTAAAACAGCAGTCACGCCTGCAGACACAGTAATAGTAGTTGCAAACCCAGAAATGGCGTCAATAAGAGACGCAGACAGAGTAACCGGTCTTTGCAGTGCAATGGGAAAACCGGAACCCAAGTTAATAGTAAACAGGCTTGACCCCAAAAAAGTAGAAAAAGGAGACATGTTAGATGCAGAAGACGTCGTTCAAATATTAGGACTTGAACTTATAGGTATTGTTCCAGAAGATAAAGATATGGTTTCATACATAAACAGAGGAGAACCTGCCGTCTTATCCGAAACTTCAATAGCAGGAAAAGCCCTAAGAAATATAGCTGAAAGACTTTTGGGCAAAGAAGTTCCCTTCCTTGAACTGAAAGCAGAAGGAGAAGGATTCTTTAACAAATTGAAGAAACTCTTCGGGGGAGATTAA
- a CDS encoding cell division topological specificity factor MinE, translating to MGFMDRLKEAFGKPPAKEVARQRLQLILKYDRAGLPPNAINAVKDAILNALKDFPFIDASGVTINISEGDTDREKIEIEVPVKNS from the coding sequence ATGGGGTTTATGGATAGATTAAAAGAAGCTTTCGGGAAGCCACCAGCAAAGGAAGTTGCAAGGCAAAGACTTCAACTAATCCTAAAGTACGATAGAGCTGGTCTACCTCCAAACGCCATTAATGCAGTAAAAGATGCCATACTCAACGCATTAAAGGATTTCCCTTTCATAGACGCCTCAGGAGTAACAATCAATATATCTGAAGGGGATACAGACAGAGAAAAAATAGAGATAGAAGTCCCCGTAAAAAACAGCTAA
- the rplQ gene encoding 50S ribosomal protein L17 produces the protein MRHRVKGKKLGRPTEHRMLMLRNLVTDLMEHGKVVTTVARAKELRRLADKVITKGKQEDKVKAIREVLRIVTRKDVAYKVVNEIAPRYKNRNGGYTRFFHYDYRKGDAAPTAIVMLVEEKEEAAE, from the coding sequence ATGAGACATAGAGTGAAAGGAAAGAAGTTAGGAAGACCTACTGAACATAGAATGTTGATGCTTAGAAACTTGGTTACAGACCTTATGGAGCATGGGAAGGTAGTTACTACTGTTGCAAGGGCTAAGGAGCTCAGGAGGCTTGCAGATAAGGTAATAACTAAGGGTAAGCAGGAAGATAAGGTAAAAGCGATAAGAGAAGTGTTAAGAATTGTTACGAGAAAGGACGTTGCTTACAAAGTTGTTAACGAAATAGCGCCAAGGTATAAAAACAGAAACGGTGGATATACGAGGTTCTTCCACTACGATTACAGAAAGGGTGATGCTGCTCCTACAGCTATCGTTATGTTGGTTGAGGAAAAAGAGGAAGCTGCTGAATAA
- a CDS encoding DNA-directed RNA polymerase subunit alpha, protein MVEFITPEKFVWEEHSNTYGRFVVEPLEKGYGTTIGNALRRVLLSSIEGAAPTAVKFEGAYHEFTTLPGVVEDVTEIVINLKQLRFVLHGEGPVFIELKKKGPGKVYAKDFELPSQVELLTPDIEIATLDNENSEIEIHLRIDKGKGFVLSEDIQEIFDISTIGWIPLDADFSPIKKVAFKVEDTRVGRRTDYNKLTMEIWTDGSISPKDAVVRASNILIEHFSTIRDKLVEAIFATVQVEEAKEEEKPEVYSQTLEEAGLKGRALKVLMDNGIETVGDLLKLTKKELESMKGLGKKSLAEIEKFLASLGFELGGGKE, encoded by the coding sequence ATGGTTGAGTTTATAACTCCTGAGAAGTTCGTCTGGGAGGAACATTCCAATACCTACGGTAGATTCGTAGTTGAACCTCTTGAGAAGGGCTACGGAACTACCATCGGTAACGCTCTCAGGAGAGTTCTTCTCTCTTCTATTGAAGGGGCAGCTCCTACTGCGGTAAAGTTTGAGGGTGCTTACCACGAATTTACCACTCTTCCTGGCGTTGTGGAAGATGTAACAGAGATAGTTATTAATCTCAAGCAGTTAAGGTTTGTTCTTCATGGAGAAGGTCCTGTGTTTATTGAGTTGAAAAAGAAAGGACCAGGAAAGGTTTACGCTAAAGATTTTGAACTTCCATCTCAAGTTGAACTTTTAACGCCCGATATTGAGATAGCTACTCTTGACAATGAGAATTCAGAGATAGAGATACATCTCAGGATAGACAAAGGGAAGGGTTTTGTCCTTTCTGAAGATATTCAGGAGATTTTTGATATCTCTACAATAGGCTGGATACCTTTAGATGCAGACTTTTCTCCTATAAAAAAGGTTGCCTTTAAGGTAGAGGATACGAGGGTTGGAAGAAGAACCGACTATAACAAACTTACTATGGAAATCTGGACCGACGGCAGTATTTCTCCGAAAGATGCTGTTGTTAGGGCATCTAACATACTTATAGAACACTTCTCTACTATTAGAGATAAATTGGTTGAGGCTATATTTGCTACAGTTCAGGTTGAAGAAGCGAAAGAGGAAGAAAAACCAGAAGTTTATTCTCAAACGCTTGAAGAAGCTGGACTTAAAGGGAGAGCGCTTAAAGTGCTTATGGATAACGGTATAGAGACCGTAGGGGACCTTCTCAAGCTTACCAAGAAAGAGCTTGAAAGCATGAAGGGTCTTGGTAAGAAATCTCTTGCAGAGATAGAGAAATTCTTAGCTTCTCTCGGATTTGAGCTTGGAGGTGGGAAAGAATGA
- the rpsD gene encoding 30S ribosomal protein S4: protein MGRYTGPKWRIARRLGVNIYVGEEKSQKGKAITDRRPYPPGQHGRSRRKISYYARQLMEKQKVKYYYGVRERQFRRFYEMAERMRGQTGENLLKLLESRLDNVVYRLGFGKSHRHARQLVVHGHILVNGQKVDRPSYLVKPGDVIEVKEKSRDIPQIKEGIELAQRRGIPSWLELDAENFKGVVKAEPTRDEVEIPVQEHLIVELYSK, encoded by the coding sequence ATGGGAAGATATACAGGTCCTAAGTGGCGTATTGCAAGGCGTCTTGGCGTTAACATATACGTTGGTGAAGAAAAGTCACAAAAAGGTAAGGCGATTACCGATAGAAGACCTTATCCTCCTGGGCAGCACGGTCGTTCTCGTAGAAAGATTTCCTACTACGCCCGTCAGCTTATGGAGAAGCAGAAAGTTAAGTATTACTACGGCGTAAGGGAAAGGCAGTTTAGACGTTTCTACGAAATGGCTGAGCGCATGAGAGGACAGACAGGTGAAAACCTGTTGAAACTTCTTGAAAGTAGACTTGATAACGTGGTTTACAGGCTTGGTTTTGGTAAGTCTCACCGCCATGCCCGTCAGCTTGTTGTTCACGGTCACATTTTGGTTAACGGGCAGAAAGTTGATAGACCTTCTTATCTTGTAAAGCCTGGAGATGTGATTGAAGTAAAGGAAAAGAGTAGAGATATTCCTCAAATTAAGGAAGGTATTGAACTTGCTCAGAGGAGAGGTATTCCATCCTGGCTTGAACTTGACGCTGAAAACTTTAAAGGAGTTGTCAAGGCAGAACCTACAAGGGATGAAGTAGAGATTCCTGTTCAAGAACACCTAATCGTTGAGCTTTACTCCAAGTAA
- the rpsK gene encoding 30S ribosomal protein S11: MARARKGSKKKQKRTVGFAIAHIQTTFNNTIVTFTDKEGNTLCWESGGTVGFKGTRKSTPYAAQLAATKAAERAMKEFGVKDVEIRIKGNGGGRETAIKAIAATGLNVKAIKDVTPIPHDGCRPPKRRRV; the protein is encoded by the coding sequence ATGGCAAGAGCCAGAAAAGGTTCCAAAAAGAAGCAGAAAAGAACGGTTGGTTTTGCGATAGCACACATCCAGACGACTTTTAACAATACTATTGTTACCTTTACAGATAAGGAAGGAAATACTCTCTGCTGGGAAAGCGGCGGTACTGTGGGCTTTAAGGGAACGAGAAAGAGTACACCTTACGCTGCACAGCTTGCTGCTACAAAGGCTGCAGAGAGAGCCATGAAAGAGTTTGGAGTTAAAGACGTAGAGATAAGAATTAAGGGTAACGGTGGTGGTAGAGAAACAGCCATAAAAGCTATTGCTGCTACAGGACTTAACGTGAAAGCTATTAAGGACGTTACTCCTATTCCTCACGATGGCTGTAGACCACCAAAAAGAAGAAGAGTGTAA